Proteins encoded within one genomic window of Minwuia thermotolerans:
- a CDS encoding DUF6524 family protein: MHMDFAGFFKRWLIALVLVLVTYNPTAFNYLSWTFDELQVDLPYKLLVGLILVVGYVIFLRATFRSIGIFGIVLIAAIFGVIIWILVDQQMLDPTNRDALIWIILVVVATIMGVGVSWSHVRRRISGQADVDDVEE, from the coding sequence ATGCATATGGATTTCGCGGGCTTCTTCAAGCGCTGGCTCATTGCCCTCGTACTGGTGCTGGTGACCTACAACCCGACCGCCTTCAACTATCTCAGCTGGACCTTCGACGAGTTGCAGGTCGACCTGCCCTACAAGCTGCTGGTGGGCCTCATCCTCGTCGTCGGCTACGTCATCTTCCTGCGCGCGACCTTCCGCTCCATCGGCATCTTCGGAATCGTGCTGATTGCCGCGATCTTCGGCGTGATCATCTGGATCCTGGTGGACCAGCAGATGCTGGATCCGACCAACCGCGACGCCCTGATCTGGATCATCCTGGTCGTGGTCGCGACGATCATGGGCGTCGGCGTCAGCTGGAGTCACGTACGCCGGCGCATTTCCGGTCAGGCCGACGTTGACGACGTCGAGGAATAG
- a CDS encoding flavin-containing monooxygenase — MKIEIHDLPKDKLEVALDEADYRVLPMVLYHMTGDRKWLEEPFRPARDVRLIADETAGLSEEARAELRRAAVEILSRPGLEPAVRDPGDEVMVEMMNTCLGERIPPEYAPMMREQVGLASQHNGWRRPQETTPVDERPVLIVGAGASGIALGSRLKDLGVPFRIVERNDRVGGTWYENIYPGCGVDTPNHAYSFSNARPYRWHRYFSTRDQLHDYLERSVDEFGLNDRISFRTEVVKGEWDEGGRFWRVELRRADGSIEAVETKALVSAIGQLSLPTLPEIKGLDSFRGPLFHTAEWPEGLDLKGKRVAVIGTGASSMQVVPSIVDEVAELHVYQRSAQWARPIPRYHDPIGEGAQWLLENVPFYAAWFRLTMLWRYGDGLLPTLRKDPDWEHPERSLNRANERHRQEMAAHIEKELEDRPDLIEKCMPTYPPYGKRILLDNGWYQAIKKPNVELITDRVERIAENGVVTEDGRLREVDVVIMATGFKVSLMAARLNLTGAGGRKLEEDWADDDPRAYLGITVPHFPNLFVMQGPNTGLGHGGSAIFQAECQANYIAEALKTMMEKDIEALEPTEQAQEDWCARVDAEHEQMIWTHPGMTTYYRNKAGRVYSVTPFRLVDYWHWTRDIDLSKYRIEPAGDAASAA, encoded by the coding sequence ATGAAGATCGAGATTCACGACCTGCCGAAAGACAAGCTGGAGGTGGCGCTCGACGAGGCCGACTATCGCGTGCTGCCGATGGTCCTCTATCACATGACCGGCGACCGCAAGTGGCTGGAGGAGCCGTTCCGGCCCGCCCGCGACGTGCGCCTGATCGCCGACGAGACCGCCGGCCTCTCCGAGGAAGCGCGCGCCGAACTGCGCCGCGCCGCAGTCGAGATTCTCTCGCGTCCTGGCCTGGAGCCGGCGGTGCGGGACCCCGGCGACGAAGTGATGGTCGAGATGATGAACACCTGCCTGGGCGAACGCATTCCGCCCGAATACGCGCCCATGATGCGCGAGCAGGTCGGCCTGGCGTCGCAGCACAACGGCTGGCGGCGGCCGCAGGAGACGACGCCCGTCGACGAGCGGCCGGTGCTGATCGTCGGTGCCGGCGCCAGCGGCATCGCCCTTGGCTCCCGGCTGAAGGATCTGGGCGTTCCCTTTCGTATCGTCGAGCGCAACGACCGCGTCGGCGGCACCTGGTACGAGAACATCTATCCCGGCTGCGGCGTCGACACACCGAACCACGCCTATTCGTTCTCCAATGCGCGGCCCTATCGCTGGCACCGGTATTTCTCCACCCGCGACCAGCTGCACGACTATCTGGAGCGTTCGGTCGACGAATTCGGCCTGAACGACCGGATCAGCTTCCGCACCGAGGTGGTGAAGGGCGAATGGGACGAAGGCGGCCGTTTCTGGCGCGTCGAACTGCGGCGCGCCGACGGCTCGATCGAAGCGGTCGAGACCAAGGCGCTGGTCAGCGCCATCGGCCAGCTCAGCCTGCCGACCCTGCCCGAGATCAAGGGGCTGGACAGCTTCAGGGGGCCGCTGTTCCACACCGCAGAGTGGCCGGAGGGCCTGGACCTGAAGGGAAAGCGGGTCGCCGTGATCGGCACCGGCGCCTCGTCCATGCAGGTGGTGCCGTCCATCGTCGACGAGGTGGCCGAACTGCATGTCTATCAGCGCAGTGCCCAGTGGGCGCGTCCGATCCCGCGTTATCACGATCCCATCGGCGAGGGCGCCCAGTGGCTGCTGGAGAACGTGCCCTTCTACGCCGCATGGTTCCGGCTCACCATGCTCTGGCGCTATGGCGACGGCCTGCTGCCGACGTTGCGCAAGGATCCGGACTGGGAGCATCCCGAGCGCTCGCTGAACCGCGCCAACGAACGCCACCGCCAGGAAATGGCAGCGCATATCGAGAAGGAGCTGGAGGACCGCCCCGACCTGATCGAGAAGTGCATGCCCACCTACCCGCCCTACGGCAAGCGCATCCTGCTGGACAATGGCTGGTATCAGGCGATCAAGAAACCGAACGTCGAACTGATCACCGACCGGGTCGAGCGCATTGCGGAGAACGGCGTCGTCACCGAGGACGGCCGGCTGCGGGAGGTCGACGTCGTCATCATGGCGACCGGCTTCAAGGTCTCGCTCATGGCGGCCCGGCTCAACCTGACGGGCGCCGGCGGACGGAAGCTGGAGGAGGACTGGGCCGACGACGACCCGCGCGCCTATCTCGGCATCACGGTGCCGCACTTCCCCAACCTGTTCGTCATGCAGGGCCCGAACACCGGCCTTGGCCATGGCGGCAGCGCCATCTTCCAGGCCGAGTGCCAGGCGAACTACATTGCCGAGGCCCTGAAGACGATGATGGAAAAGGACATCGAGGCTCTGGAGCCGACCGAGCAAGCCCAGGAGGACTGGTGCGCCAGGGTCGACGCCGAGCACGAACAGATGATCTGGACCCATCCGGGCATGACCACCTACTACCGGAACAAGGCGGGCCGGGTCTACTCGGTCACGCCATTCCGGCTGGTGGACTACTGGCACTGGACCCGCGACATCGACCTGTCGAAATACCGCATCGAGCCGGCGGGCGACGCCGCCAGCGCCGCCTGA
- a CDS encoding NADH:flavin oxidoreductase/NADH oxidase, producing the protein MSALFSEFELGGMTFDNRVVVSPMCQYLAEDGSATDWHLMHLGNLAMSGAGLLIVEATHVSREGRITHNCLGLYSDENEAALARAIDFCRRHGTAKLGIQVGHAGRKASTDIPLRGGKPLPSEQGAWQTIAPSALPYAEGWHTPRAFQAEDFARVREEFVQAAIRAARIGFDLFELHGGHGYLLHQFLSPISNRREDAYGGDLAGRMRFPLEVFDAVRSVWPHDRPLGIRLSATDWVEGGWTLGETAELARELKNRGCDFIDVTTSGLDPRQQIPIGPGYQVPFAEQIRREAEIPTMAVGMITEPQQAEAIIAEGRADFVMLARGMMYDPRWAWHAAEELGVEIPYPAQYARALPSKWPQAFAHRRRTAPKAVGDARQL; encoded by the coding sequence ATGAGCGCACTGTTTTCCGAATTCGAGCTGGGCGGGATGACGTTCGACAACCGGGTCGTTGTCTCGCCGATGTGTCAGTACCTGGCCGAGGATGGCTCGGCGACCGACTGGCATCTGATGCACCTCGGCAACCTGGCCATGAGCGGCGCCGGGCTGCTGATCGTCGAGGCGACCCATGTCAGCCGGGAGGGGCGGATCACGCACAACTGCCTCGGCCTCTATTCGGACGAGAACGAGGCGGCGCTGGCCCGCGCCATCGATTTCTGCCGCCGCCACGGCACGGCGAAACTGGGCATCCAGGTCGGCCATGCCGGCCGCAAGGCCTCGACGGACATCCCGCTGCGCGGCGGCAAGCCGCTGCCGTCGGAGCAGGGCGCCTGGCAGACGATCGCGCCGTCGGCGCTGCCCTATGCCGAGGGCTGGCATACGCCGCGCGCCTTCCAGGCCGAGGATTTCGCCCGGGTCCGCGAGGAGTTCGTGCAGGCCGCCATCCGCGCCGCGCGCATCGGCTTCGACCTGTTCGAACTGCATGGCGGCCATGGCTATCTGCTGCACCAGTTCCTCTCGCCGATCTCGAACCGGCGCGAGGACGCCTATGGTGGCGACCTGGCGGGGCGCATGCGTTTTCCGCTGGAGGTCTTCGACGCCGTGCGCTCGGTCTGGCCACATGATCGCCCGCTCGGCATCCGCCTATCGGCGACCGACTGGGTGGAGGGCGGCTGGACGCTCGGGGAGACGGCGGAGCTGGCGCGCGAACTGAAGAACCGCGGCTGCGATTTCATCGACGTCACCACGTCGGGCCTCGATCCGCGCCAGCAGATCCCGATCGGCCCCGGCTATCAGGTGCCCTTCGCCGAACAGATCCGCCGGGAGGCGGAGATCCCGACCATGGCGGTCGGCATGATCACCGAGCCGCAGCAGGCCGAGGCGATCATCGCCGAGGGCCGCGCCGACTTCGTCATGCTGGCCCGGGGCATGATGTACGACCCGCGATGGGCCTGGCATGCCGCGGAGGAGCTGGGTGTCGAGATTCCCTACCCGGCGCAGTACGCCCGCGCCCTGCCGTCGAAATGGCCGCAGGCCTTCGCCCATCGCCGCCGGACGGCGCCGAAGGCCGTCGGCGACGCGCGGCAGCTGTAG
- the rpmG gene encoding 50S ribosomal protein L33 — MAKPVVQKIKLVSTAGTGYYYVTKKNPRNLTEKMSLKKYDPVARKHVEFKEAKIK; from the coding sequence ATGGCCAAGCCAGTTGTTCAGAAGATCAAGCTCGTGAGCACCGCCGGCACGGGCTACTACTACGTGACCAAGAAAAACCCGCGCAACCTGACCGAGAAGATGTCGCTGAAGAAGTACGATCCGGTCGCGCGCAAGCACGTCGAGTTCAAGGAAGCCAAGATCAAGTAG
- the dapF gene encoding diaminopimelate epimerase: MNPLPFIKMHGLGNDFVVLDARRHSIALTPETIRRLGDRRRGVGFDQLLTLLPSDDAACYMRIDNSDGSSAGACGNGTRCVARLLLEESGAAEVGIDSPGGLLRARRAPGGLVTVNMGAPRTGWRDVPLAREMDTLHVDLAVEAGGCRLSDPVALSMGNPHAVFFVDDAEAVPLEVVGPLVERHELFPDRANCSVASVRADGSIRLRVFERGAGITQACGSGTCATYAAARLRDLVQGPARIDLDGGPLWMDMNDQGEILMTGPASLSYRGEIDAEMLAGAEAA, translated from the coding sequence ATGAATCCCCTGCCCTTCATAAAGATGCACGGTCTGGGCAACGACTTCGTCGTGCTGGACGCGCGTCGCCATTCGATCGCTCTGACCCCAGAGACGATCCGGCGGCTGGGCGACCGCCGCCGCGGCGTGGGGTTCGACCAGTTGCTCACCCTCCTGCCCAGCGACGACGCCGCGTGCTACATGCGGATCGACAATTCGGACGGCTCGTCCGCCGGCGCCTGCGGCAACGGCACGCGCTGCGTCGCCCGCCTCCTGCTGGAGGAAAGCGGCGCCGCGGAAGTCGGGATCGACAGTCCGGGCGGCCTGCTTCGCGCCCGCCGCGCGCCGGGAGGTCTGGTGACCGTCAACATGGGCGCGCCGCGTACCGGCTGGCGCGACGTGCCGCTGGCGCGTGAGATGGACACGCTCCACGTGGACCTCGCGGTCGAGGCCGGCGGCTGCCGGCTGAGCGACCCGGTGGCGCTGTCCATGGGCAACCCGCATGCGGTCTTCTTCGTCGACGATGCAGAGGCCGTGCCGCTGGAAGTCGTCGGACCGCTCGTCGAGCGCCACGAACTGTTTCCCGACCGCGCCAACTGTTCTGTGGCGAGCGTGCGCGCCGACGGTTCGATCCGGCTCAGGGTCTTCGAACGCGGCGCGGGCATCACCCAGGCCTGCGGCTCGGGCACCTGTGCGACCTACGCTGCCGCGCGCCTGCGCGATCTGGTCCAGGGCCCGGCGCGTATCGACCTGGATGGCGGACCGCTGTGGATGGACATGAACGACCAGGGCGAGATCCTGATGACCGGCCCGGCGAGCCTCAGCTATCGCGGCGAGATCGACGCGGAAATGCTCGCCGGCGCGGAGGCGGCATGA
- a CDS encoding acyl-CoA thioesterase translates to MAGWTETFRGVIYPWHCDHMGHMNVMYYINFFDQASCHALSACGYKWTEMGDQNMGFADVKHTVEYKGEQKVGSPIVVESCVTRRGRTSLTLKHRMTNAETGELAATMEVITIHFDLAARKPVPLREDTIELIDSLLVENPED, encoded by the coding sequence GTGGCAGGCTGGACAGAGACATTCAGAGGCGTGATCTACCCGTGGCACTGCGACCACATGGGCCACATGAACGTGATGTACTACATCAACTTCTTCGATCAGGCCTCGTGCCACGCGCTGTCGGCCTGCGGCTACAAGTGGACCGAGATGGGCGACCAGAACATGGGCTTCGCCGACGTCAAGCACACGGTCGAGTACAAGGGCGAGCAGAAGGTCGGCAGCCCGATTGTGGTGGAAAGCTGCGTCACCAGGCGCGGCCGCACCTCGCTGACCCTGAAACACCGGATGACCAACGCCGAAACCGGCGAACTGGCGGCGACGATGGAGGTCATCACGATCCATTTCGACCTTGCCGCGCGGAAGCCGGTGCCGCTGCGCGAGGACACGATCGAGCTGATCGACTCGCTGCTGGTGGAGAATCCCGAGGACTAG
- a CDS encoding AMP-binding protein: MASDYTWVPTPEYTDNANLTRFIRALGCGDEAELVRRSTEDPDWFWNAAIAELGIRFGTPYEKVMDVSEGLPWAKWCVGGTMNFTDNVLDRHRGTPVWDKEAIVWHGEDDSVRRLTYAELDGEVRNLAAGLTALGVKAGDAVGVYMPILPETVVAFLAVSRIGAIISPLFSGFGAEAIVKRMNDAGAVAAITVDSARRRGQDVPMKQVMDEAAAGIPTLAHMIVLRTTGADCPMVEGRDHDWRDLDRADADAEPVQVPADQAMMIAYTSGTTGRPKGVVLTHCGLGVKGALDFHVSFDLKPEDRLLWLADFGWVTGPYSMAGTLYTGATFILAEGTPDWPDKGRIWRIAAEHGATFFGIAPTAVRGLMRYGPEEVQKHDLSKIRILASTGEPWTEEAWLWFAEHAGDGGRCPIINVCGGTEIGGGFIAGNVLNPQRACCFAGPLPGMGTDIVDGQGRPVGPGEVGELVLRNPSIGLSRGIWNDPERYIETYWSMFPNLWRHGDWASRDADGLWYVHGRSDDTIQVAGKRAGPAEIEGLVMATGKVVEAAAVALPDPIKGEAVLIAAIPAPGVQASDEIAAELSAAVVKGLGKAFQPKRILFVDDLPKTRSLKIMRRVIRALVLEENPGDLTALANPDAIEAVRRAAKAA, translated from the coding sequence ATGGCCAGCGACTACACTTGGGTTCCGACGCCGGAATACACCGACAACGCCAACCTGACCCGCTTCATCCGGGCTCTGGGCTGCGGCGACGAGGCCGAGCTGGTGCGCCGCTCGACGGAGGATCCCGACTGGTTCTGGAACGCGGCGATCGCGGAACTCGGCATACGTTTCGGCACACCCTACGAGAAGGTCATGGACGTCTCCGAGGGCCTGCCCTGGGCGAAGTGGTGCGTCGGCGGCACGATGAACTTTACCGACAATGTGCTCGACCGGCACCGCGGCACCCCCGTCTGGGACAAGGAGGCGATCGTCTGGCACGGCGAGGACGATTCGGTCCGCCGTCTCACCTACGCCGAACTGGACGGGGAAGTCCGCAACCTGGCCGCGGGACTGACCGCGCTCGGCGTGAAGGCCGGCGACGCCGTCGGCGTCTACATGCCGATCCTGCCCGAGACCGTGGTCGCCTTCCTCGCGGTCTCGCGGATCGGCGCGATCATCTCGCCGCTTTTCTCCGGCTTCGGCGCGGAGGCGATCGTGAAGCGCATGAACGACGCCGGCGCCGTCGCCGCCATCACCGTCGACAGCGCCAGGCGCCGCGGCCAGGACGTGCCGATGAAGCAGGTGATGGACGAGGCCGCTGCCGGCATTCCGACGCTGGCGCACATGATCGTGCTGCGAACGACCGGCGCTGACTGCCCGATGGTCGAAGGCCGTGACCACGACTGGCGCGATCTCGACCGTGCGGACGCCGACGCCGAACCGGTGCAGGTGCCGGCCGACCAGGCCATGATGATCGCCTACACCTCGGGCACCACCGGGCGGCCCAAGGGCGTGGTGCTGACCCACTGCGGCCTCGGCGTGAAGGGCGCCCTGGACTTCCATGTTTCCTTCGACCTGAAGCCGGAGGACCGGCTGCTGTGGCTGGCCGATTTCGGCTGGGTCACCGGCCCCTACTCGATGGCGGGCACGCTCTATACCGGCGCCACCTTCATTCTGGCCGAGGGCACGCCGGACTGGCCCGACAAGGGGCGCATATGGCGCATCGCCGCCGAGCACGGCGCGACCTTCTTCGGCATCGCGCCGACCGCCGTGCGCGGGCTGATGCGCTACGGTCCGGAGGAGGTGCAGAAGCACGATCTCTCGAAAATCCGCATCCTGGCTTCCACCGGGGAGCCCTGGACCGAGGAAGCCTGGCTGTGGTTCGCCGAACACGCCGGCGACGGCGGCCGCTGCCCCATCATCAACGTCTGCGGCGGTACCGAGATCGGCGGCGGCTTCATTGCCGGCAACGTGCTGAATCCGCAGCGCGCCTGCTGCTTCGCCGGACCGCTGCCGGGCATGGGCACCGATATCGTCGACGGCCAGGGCCGGCCCGTGGGACCAGGCGAAGTGGGCGAACTGGTGCTGCGCAATCCTTCCATCGGCCTGTCGCGCGGCATCTGGAACGATCCGGAGCGCTATATCGAGACCTACTGGTCGATGTTCCCCAACCTGTGGCGGCACGGCGACTGGGCCAGCCGCGACGCGGACGGCCTGTGGTACGTCCACGGCCGCTCCGACGACACCATCCAGGTCGCCGGCAAGCGTGCCGGTCCCGCCGAGATCGAGGGACTGGTCATGGCGACCGGCAAGGTGGTGGAGGCCGCCGCCGTCGCCCTGCCCGATCCGATCAAGGGCGAGGCCGTGCTGATCGCCGCGATCCCGGCGCCGGGGGTGCAGGCCTCCGACGAGATCGCGGCGGAACTGTCAGCGGCAGTGGTCAAGGGCCTCGGCAAGGCGTTCCAGCCCAAGCGCATACTCTTCGTGGACGACCTGCCCAAGACGCGCTCGCTCAAGATCATGCGCCGGGTCATACGGGCCCTGGTTCTTGAAGAGAATCCGGGCGATCTGACCGCGCTCGCCAATCCGGACGCGATCGAGGCGGTGCGGCGGGCAGCAAAGGCTGCTTGA
- a CDS encoding enoyl-CoA hydratase/isomerase family protein — MTDATVLLRIEGDIAHITLNRPKAKNSLRPEDLALLADCLAQAEQSRARCLVLSGAGGAFSAGRDIAGTDPANDDNLGLLRDTIHPVLKKVRDLQVPTVAMVEGPCLGVGFGLAFACDMVIAADDAVMGSPFRNIGVILDSGGHYHLKTRIGVHRAFELIYTGRLIKGAEAADMGLINRAVPQADLRGEVTKLAGHIAAGPTKAFLISKRILNSDLGFEATLDEEAQGQQEACTSADGVEGFRAFQEKRKPVFRGE, encoded by the coding sequence ATGACCGACGCGACCGTGCTGCTGCGGATCGAAGGGGATATCGCCCACATCACCTTGAACCGTCCGAAGGCGAAGAACAGCCTCCGCCCCGAGGATCTGGCGCTGCTGGCCGATTGCCTGGCGCAGGCCGAACAGTCCCGCGCGCGCTGTCTGGTGCTCTCGGGCGCCGGCGGCGCCTTTTCCGCCGGCCGGGACATCGCCGGCACCGACCCGGCGAACGACGACAATCTGGGCCTGCTGCGCGACACCATTCACCCGGTGCTGAAAAAGGTCCGCGATCTGCAGGTGCCGACCGTCGCCATGGTCGAGGGCCCCTGTCTCGGCGTCGGCTTCGGCCTCGCCTTCGCGTGCGACATGGTGATCGCGGCGGACGACGCGGTGATGGGCAGCCCCTTCCGCAATATCGGCGTGATCCTGGACTCGGGCGGCCACTACCACCTGAAGACCCGGATCGGCGTCCATCGCGCCTTCGAACTGATCTACACCGGCCGACTGATCAAGGGCGCCGAAGCCGCCGACATGGGCCTGATCAACCGCGCGGTCCCGCAGGCCGACCTGAGAGGCGAGGTGACGAAGCTCGCCGGCCACATCGCCGCCGGTCCGACGAAGGCGTTCCTGATCTCCAAGCGCATCCTGAACAGCGATCTCGGCTTCGAGGCGACGCTGGACGAGGAGGCCCAGGGTCAGCAGGAAGCCTGCACCAGCGCCGACGGCGTCGAGGGTTTCAGGGCCTTCCAGGAGAAGCGGAAACCCGTCTTCCGCGGCGAGTAG
- a CDS encoding calcium-binding protein: protein MDTSGISRFDGFGIRTFAGVGDVNGDGLDDIAVGSLWASARDFVTVGNFSVLSAETAAASESRVEARLLYRTDGSDSLLEGFSFSTTGDFDGDGNGEFLVGRDPRVFAGSGLADQGRHLLHEIGDNGITPGASLFTMGGSETDFVGDINGDGFDDLFVTVPTGHSILLGNAEGAVDRAVVLAGETGIGAFTLGRATSGGGDLNGDGFGDFATLIRNQSAVRAIHGRAELSGIDLGGGENGFRLALPGAATNVEILSDFDGDGTSDLLVSWRGGAAVLLDTAALEGTLSLADLDASRRILIESTGFNDLARAVGDINGDGREDINFSQRLPDGSVNVGVLFGSGQLPGNVGLADLDGVNGFVISGARAGKSVGDVNGDGIDDMMLRTDRGTGSAMTILFGRPSPPLDEGAPPDKAAPVDAPGETLRGTAEDDVIHGGLTDDYIAGERGDDSLYGGDGDDTLRGGRANDMLSGGAGADVLNGGEGEDTVDFGDSGGGVFIRLMISKGLGGEAAGDEIRFVEHADGSAFDDRLYGSDSDNVLNGGGGNDRLQGHHGNDMLQGGAGDDTLVGGDGDDTIFGGDGDDTLRGGADTDLLRGGSGRDHIDGGTGNDTLFGGEGADRLYGQDGADRLFGEAGDDVLIDGGGDDLLEGGDGNDVLRGNAGDDRLFGGLGHDFISGGTGADLLNGGAGDDTLAGGPGSDLFVFTRNSGLDTVTDFDQGDGDRLDLTAFGLTPGAISLIRSGDNLIVSGDSFEVVLLNTPPESFRIEDTALF, encoded by the coding sequence TTGGACACATCGGGCATTTCACGTTTCGACGGTTTCGGCATACGCACGTTCGCGGGCGTCGGCGACGTGAATGGCGACGGCCTTGACGACATTGCCGTGGGCTCGCTGTGGGCGTCCGCGCGGGATTTCGTGACCGTCGGCAACTTTTCCGTCCTGTCGGCGGAAACCGCTGCAGCGTCGGAAAGCCGCGTCGAAGCGCGCCTGCTCTATCGCACCGACGGAAGCGACAGCCTGCTGGAAGGTTTCTCCTTCTCGACCACCGGCGATTTCGACGGGGACGGCAATGGGGAATTTCTTGTCGGCCGCGATCCGCGCGTCTTCGCCGGTTCAGGTCTGGCGGACCAGGGTCGGCATCTGCTCCATGAGATCGGCGACAACGGCATCACGCCGGGAGCCAGCCTGTTCACCATGGGTGGAAGCGAGACCGATTTCGTTGGCGACATCAACGGTGACGGTTTCGACGACCTTTTCGTCACCGTCCCGACTGGCCATTCGATCTTGCTCGGCAACGCCGAAGGAGCGGTCGACCGGGCCGTCGTTCTTGCCGGCGAAACGGGTATCGGAGCCTTCACCCTCGGTCGGGCGACATCAGGGGGCGGCGACCTGAATGGCGACGGTTTCGGCGACTTTGCGACGTTGATCCGCAATCAGTCCGCCGTTCGGGCAATCCATGGCCGCGCCGAGTTGTCGGGGATCGATCTGGGAGGAGGTGAGAACGGCTTCCGACTCGCATTGCCCGGCGCCGCGACCAATGTCGAGATCCTCTCCGATTTCGACGGTGACGGCACGAGCGACCTGCTGGTCTCCTGGCGTGGCGGCGCAGCCGTTCTGCTCGATACCGCAGCGCTGGAAGGAACGCTTTCGCTCGCGGATCTGGACGCGAGCAGGCGGATCCTGATCGAATCCACCGGTTTCAACGACCTCGCCCGGGCCGTGGGCGACATCAATGGAGACGGCCGGGAGGACATCAACTTCTCGCAGCGCCTTCCTGACGGAAGCGTCAACGTCGGCGTTCTGTTCGGAAGCGGGCAGCTTCCGGGCAACGTGGGGCTGGCCGACCTGGACGGCGTCAACGGCTTCGTCATCAGCGGCGCGCGCGCAGGCAAATCGGTCGGCGACGTCAATGGTGACGGAATCGATGATATGATGCTCCGCACGGACCGGGGCACGGGTTCGGCCATGACCATTCTGTTCGGTCGCCCTTCCCCGCCTCTGGATGAGGGTGCGCCCCCCGACAAGGCGGCTCCGGTGGACGCTCCGGGAGAAACTCTCCGCGGAACCGCGGAAGACGATGTCATTCATGGCGGCCTGACCGATGATTACATCGCCGGCGAGCGGGGCGATGATTCCCTGTACGGCGGCGATGGCGACGACACGCTGCGGGGCGGCCGGGCGAACGATATGCTGTCGGGGGGCGCCGGCGCCGACGTCCTCAACGGCGGCGAAGGCGAAGACACCGTCGATTTTGGCGACTCAGGCGGCGGCGTCTTCATTCGCCTGATGATATCGAAGGGGCTGGGGGGCGAGGCCGCCGGCGATGAAATACGCTTTGTCGAACACGCCGACGGATCGGCTTTCGACGACCGGCTCTATGGCAGCGATAGCGACAACGTGCTCAATGGCGGCGGTGGCAACGACCGTCTTCAGGGACATCACGGCAACGACATGCTGCAGGGCGGGGCCGGCGATGACACCCTGGTCGGCGGCGATGGGGACGACACCATCTTCGGCGGCGATGGGGACGACACGCTGAGAGGCGGCGCGGACACCGACCTCCTGCGCGGCGGCAGTGGTCGTGATCATATCGACGGCGGAACCGGAAATGACACTCTGTTTGGCGGCGAAGGCGCTGACAGACTGTACGGTCAGGATGGCGCGGATCGGTTGTTCGGCGAGGCCGGCGACGATGTGCTCATCGATGGCGGCGGCGACGACCTGCTGGAAGGGGGCGACGGCAATGACGTATTGCGCGGCAATGCAGGCGACGATCGCCTGTTCGGCGGCCTCGGACACGATTTCATCAGCGGTGGCACCGGCGCCGATCTACTGAATGGCGGCGCCGGAGACGACACGCTGGCCGGCGGGCCGGGGTCCGACCTGTTCGTCTTCACGCGGAACTCGGGCCTCGACACGGTCACGGACTTCGATCAGGGGGACGGCGACCGCCTCGATCTGACAGCGTTCGGTCTCACGCCCGGGGCGATATCGCTCATCCGGAGCGGCGATAACCTGATCGTCTCCGGCGACAGCTTCGAAGTCGTCCTGCTGAACACGCCCCCGGAGTCGTTCCGGATCGAGGACACGGCCCTGTTCTAG
- a CDS encoding pyridoxamine 5'-phosphate oxidase family protein: MPKLTDAERNAFLAERKVVMKIGVVRPDGSPFVTPLWFIHEDGAIWFTPRERSEWFDCLRRDPRCSLCIDEQPLPYRKVIVEGRAELVHDVGEDDEWRDLYRRMAARYVPEKDAEAYVRNTIGERRGLFRVKLADAKVRTWRLPLKDEPGEGIWAKRYFQDPNVQFDTRGPEKS, from the coding sequence ATGCCCAAGCTGACCGACGCGGAGCGCAACGCGTTTCTGGCCGAACGCAAGGTCGTCATGAAGATCGGCGTCGTCCGCCCAGACGGCAGCCCCTTTGTCACGCCGCTGTGGTTCATTCACGAGGATGGCGCCATCTGGTTTACGCCCCGCGAGCGTTCGGAGTGGTTCGACTGTCTGCGCCGCGACCCGCGCTGCTCGCTGTGCATCGACGAGCAGCCCCTGCCCTACCGCAAGGTGATCGTCGAGGGCCGGGCAGAGCTGGTCCATGACGTCGGCGAGGATGACGAATGGCGCGACCTCTACCGGCGCATGGCCGCGCGCTACGTGCCGGAGAAGGACGCCGAAGCCTATGTGCGAAACACCATCGGCGAAAGACGGGGCCTGTTCCGGGTGAAGCTCGCCGATGCGAAGGTGCGCACCTGGCGCCTGCCGCTCAAGGATGAGCCCGGCGAGGGCATCTGGGCGAAGCGCTACTTCCAGGACCCGAACGTGCAGTTCGACACCCGCGGGCCGGAGAAGAGCTGA